From Nerophis lumbriciformis linkage group LG11, RoL_Nlum_v2.1, whole genome shotgun sequence, one genomic window encodes:
- the jmjd1cb gene encoding probable JmjC domain-containing histone demethylation protein 2C isoform X2: MMAFEARPELVGKRFLCVGGDEPPEIGDITRWPWRSGVIRAVNHRDSDSLDLTVYVEFDDQEWENREWVKVYEDFQLFLLEHQLVWAKRKEGTGAGGEGAGGGAEGLLQGIKVTHIQWPALAFKPVVGKSLLSSVTAVEFLLDRQLDFLSDQSAYQPYQDEVDSQNPVLRDNPQLHDELRGWLKHQKVQEIFMQGPYSLNGYRVRVYRQDSATQWFTGIITHHDLFSRNMVVMNDQVLEPQNVDPSMIQMTFLDDVVHSLLKGENIGITSRRRSRSSQNNNSSHMAGGRPGGTTGNTQSHYTRAQANSPRPIMTSSGPNTKGSQGALASQQHSQLQQSQQTSSQLHHSPSGMGREQKEQRNCRSSRRKGSDSSVPEEDRDRREEATIKDSKSKAKQAVNKRRKGEEDEKKVGLKRLKTDITSDLSESSDSENTLKRTVHSSCSSSSSSSSSSSSSSSSSSSEPNSENELKTRSSDVKPCVVSKLEEDEKTAKINVSSSHIGRLSPWAELQATEDSKIGVKETSKMITKEEEELVAVTQITQSPRQQTPLMCDTIQGSVVEASKNIVKASSRCPTPSLSHLHGSGVIDITDDAQATVHQESSEAVSALLASQKAESTALSPYLTLNPSPVSSPPVPPSPSPSEGGRRTDMDSAMQHGVMGGGVTASRSLSNKIDFASSEVIRPVTSLADNVVLVEKDKTGISHHCLHQQQQQTQQNYAPVPSSIKTSCLSEEQSKQQHLSPHKMNTTLTTDFTKSKMNPNQAPPHSMKHKSQHINNSQSHPYPSTSPADHIKTKAHPAQMDISKPKPNTSPEVSKHKIPRYSDLSPPPSGRLSSKVETTELSRSGFKPVPARSESDTVSSTRSPLIIDKNETFTVYRDPALVCSDNENSSSATVSSNHVAAYLHPHLHTLHSSPHSPCLTPASHPHAASHLLAPPHTSALAHPHLLPPGVLSAMPPPHTASLLGGHPRLDSPGGLGHLAMPHPGNPHQQQFLQGQGPPPHSLLAQPHTGAAGLGLYPIIWQYPNGTPTSYQPGINLTPTAKWIHPENQVAVNSEASLRRNTASPWLHQAACSGSDSLGLLSHVPVRPASADPHRPPVKINTHASPPLSKTSMDIHKEDVAKRGYVDPMRTLTLAQLKQEPVDANRIVTGKDAHLHRLYLDAHSKDAVDQTSKYKEENRQILKESIEVAPFTAKIQRSSEPGSDRDRERSRDPVFPIRIPALASPNPKTGHPHPHIIQSEKSNYFTTLSNSVVNEPPRLYPSKELSSYYEKVSIGASGVVASVGAAVSSQGSLSLGNYNAKVSLSKPPPLIKHHPEGGEGLAGKITEQLNQQTTVQHHHTVVERMERCSPAISPSSSTCSSSASNHYPHHHHHHHHHPQQHNFRAMPSLHRAPVFHPPTQHALERKEAAEREREKEREKERERAGYVGRLSPPTLTPIQPVTLAAAGGKTSVEQQKPPTLLPELRDVKGHGNTALVASAVNGENMTSSGVWRGGDISQERGALFVREKGMTRGKPQAAMASVIVCPSTSIKFDNPANKSGAMSTDELPLRRFYLSKFQEECQKHGESVRDHGANRVIQPNSNLDDMYIHFKRNSMRGMQETVGASSTNSVHRTAVSSAMQSRSEPTTPELAYSASARQVLSQSGLGELQGVLVSGTTSPGGSLPPPSPSGTPQPSPNLTPRPSPTSGSSQAYSPSFVHLKKHKAALAAAQSKNSSLCSASMSVTTGTSSLTVDSIDKTYNSTPPTASKQASSMDSSSSSSSSGSASGRTTPGKSSPLHNGQSFGPASTSSGQASNYHKLKKAWLTRHSEEDRNTTATKSSASTKPEKLPSTSNTTTMSEMIKPCTVNLSASTSSEVDLSKDTANKGEREKLSEEKTGGPTEERKVSSSLRRGSKRTYESPSESGGDESDASESKLEGRAKRQPKPTYKKKQNDMAKKKGDNEKEDDDVKPNGIFRSAKEKTKLKLASSNGIPRSVLKDWRKVKKLKQTGESFLQDDSCSEIGPNLQKCRECRVIRSKKGEEPAHSPVFCRFYYFRRLSYSKNGVIRVDGFTTPDQFDDEALALWIPGALEENHLDQTTAKYILSFIGDMFCQMVVMENTAASWVKKDAKLVWKRAVRGVREMCDACEATLFNIHWVCQKCGFVVCLDCYKAKERRSSKDKDLYTWLKCVKGQTHDHKHLMPTQIIPGTVLTELVKSMHSLREKHNIKSHCACTNKQNLLNKIPATNGVSQVLQNVLNHSNKLSLVKTEPRSQQNSDQGGTKVETNGGGGRSPASDAGSASVTPPESQSPLHFLANLAEQKSREEKKENKDSVLLGKSVKEDKEGDSLEVLQQCKTTSLVANSTEQGSTLRDLLTTTAGKLKLGSTDAGIAFAPVYSTASQTGKGGRSMPNILDDIIASVVENKIPASRQSIATKLSIKQEPIIPVNHSNPSAVIPEDTKMDRKKSMPVTTVISEDSSNQYPDIPHCWLNNGRLLWLKDHRNQNNWKLFRECWKQGQPALVSGIHKRLNATLWKADSFNQEFADHQGDLLNCKNQVVSNSGIKEFWDGFEDITKRLKSKDGEPVVYRLKDWPSGEEFMALMPSRYDDLMKNLPLPEYSDPEGNLNLASHLPSFFVRPDLGPRLCCAYGVASSQNQDFGTANLHVEVSDVVSILVYVGVAKGNGVLSKTGVLKRLEEDNLDEGVRRRLKDSSETPGALWHIYLNKDMDKVRMFLHKLCKEQGLDMSVEQDPIREQGWYLSKKQRQRLSDEHDVQGWTVVQFLGDSVLIPAGSLHQVQNLHSCVQVINDFVSPEHVANSFHLSQELRPNNEEVNYEDKLQVKNILYHCMKEAVSSLKRSSSEEDEEEEKT; this comes from the exons GGCCACCCAGTGGTTTACTGGCATCATTACACATCACGACCTTTTTAGCCGAAACATGGTCGTTATGAATGACCAG GTGCTAGAGCCTCAAAATGTGGATCCATCCATGATCCAGATGACCTTTCTAGATGACGTGGTTCATTCCCTTCTCAAAGGAGAAAATATAGGCATCACTTCGAGACGAAGGTCGCGATCTAGCCAAAACAACAATTCTTCCCAT ATGGCGGGAGGGAGACCTGGCGGGACCACTGGCAACACTCAG AGTCATTACACACGAGCCCAAGCTAACAGCCCCCGtcccatcatgacatcatcagGTCCCAACACAAAGGGTTCCCAGGGGGCGCTGGCCTCTCAGCAGCATAGTCAATTACAGCAAAGCCAGCAGACATCCAGCCAATTGCATCATTCTCCCAGTGGCATGGGACGGGAACAGAAAGAACAGCGCAACTGTCGCTCATCCCGGAGAAAAGGATCTGATAGTAGCGTTCCTGAGGAGGACCGAGACAGGAGAGAAGAAGCTACAATCAAAG ACTCGAAGTCTAAAGCTAAGCAGGCGGTCAACAAACGCAGGAAGGGTGAGGAAGATGAAAAGAAGGTGGGTCTAAAGAGACTGAAAACAGATATAACATCTGACCTCTCCGAGAGCAGCGACTCTGAAAACACACTTAAGAGAACAGTCCACTCGTCatgctcctcttcctcctcctcttcatcatCCTCGtcgtcatcctcctcctcctcttcttcggaGCCGAACTCTGAGAATGAACTAAAGACTCGCAGCAGCGACGTAAAACCGTGCGTTGTTTCAAAATTGGAGGAGGATGAGAAGACGGCCAAAATCAATGTTTCCTCGTCCCACATTGGCCGCCTGTCGCCGTGGGCGGAGCTTCAAGCAACAGAAGACAGCAAGATAGGTGTTAAGGAAACAAGCAAAATGATAACGAAGGAGGAGGAAGAATTGGTGGCAGTGACACAGATCACCCAATCTCCACGGCAACAGACGCCTCTTATGTGTGACACTATACAGGGCTCAGTGGTAGAGGCTAGCAAGAACATTGTGAAAG CTTCATCTCGCTGTCCGACGCCTTCATTGTCGCACCTGCACGGCAGCGGCGTGATCGACATCACAGATGATGCACAAGCCACGGTGCATCAGGAGAGTTCAGAGGCCGTGTCTGCTCTGCTGGCCTCACAGAAAGCAGAGTCCACAGCACTCTCACCTTACCTCACCCTTAATCCATCCCCCGTCTCCTCGCCACCCGTCCCGCCTTCACCTTCACCATCAGAAGGGGGTCGAAGGACAGATATGGACTCTGCTATGCAGCACGGCGTAATGGGCGGTGGCGTAACAGCAAGCCGGAGTTTAAGCAACAAGATAGACTTTGCTTCTTCTGAGGTTATAAG ACCTGTAACATCATTGGCTGATAATGTGGTGCTGGTAGAGAAGGACAAAACAGGCATTTCTCATCATTGTCTTCATCAACAGCAGCAGCAGACACAGCAAAACTACGCCCCTGTCCCGTCTAGCATCAAGACTTCATGTTTATCTGAAGAGCAAAGCAAACAGCAACACTTGTCCCCCCACAAAATGAACACAACCCTCACCACTGACTTTACTAAATCTAAAATGAACCCTAACCAAGCCCCTCCTCACTCCATGAAACATAAATCCCAGCACATTAACAACTCTCAGAGCCATCCCTATCCCAGCacaagtccagctgatcatattaAGACTAAGGCCCACCCGGCCCAAATGGACATCTCAAAACCTAAACCCAATACCTCTCCAGAGGTCTCTAAGCATAAAATCCCCAGATATTCTGATTTGTCCCCCCCTCCATCAGGCCGTTTGTCCAGTAAAGTAGAAACAACAGAACTTTCTCGATCTGGTTTTAAGCCTGTGCCAGCTCGGTCAGAGTCAGATACTGTCAGCAGCACCAGGAGCCCTCTGATTATCGATAAGAATGAGACATTCACTGTTTACAGAGATCCAGCCCTGGTCTGTTCTGACAATGAGAACTCTTCCTCCGCCACTGTCTCCTCCAACCACGTGGCAGCATATCTCCATCCCCACCTACACACTCTCCACTCCTCTCCCCACTCCCCTTGCCTCACTCCTGCATCCCACCCACATGCTGCCTCTCACCTCCTAGCTCCTCCTCACACCTCTGCCTTAGCCCATCCACACCTTCTACCCCCTGGGGTGCTTTCAGCCATGCCTCCTCCTCACACAGCATCTCTTCTGGGGGGCCACCCACGGCTGGACTCCCCTGGAGGGTTGGGTCACCTCGCTATGCCTCACCCAGGAAACCCACACCAGCAGCAGTTTCTACAG GGTCAAGGACCCCCTCCACACAGTCTACTCGCCCAGCCTCATACTGGAGCAGCAGGGTTGGGCCTCTATCCCATCATTTGGCAGTATCCCAATGGAACACCAACTTCCTACCAACCAGGAATCAACCTAACCCCCACTGCTAAATGGATTCACCCTGAAAATCAAGTGGCTGTTAATTCTGAGGCATCTCTCCGAAgg AACACAGCCAGTCCATGGTTGCACCAAGCTGCTTGTAGTGGTAGTGACAGTTTGGGTTTACTGAGTCACGTACCAGTGCGGCCAGCCAGCGCTGATCCCCACCGCCCCCCTGTTAAGATCAACACACATGCGAGCCCACCGCTGTCGAAAACCAGCATggacattcataaaga AGATGTGGCTAAGAGAGGCTATGTGGATCCAATGAGAACACTGACGTTGGCCCAGCTGAAACAGGAGCCTGTGGACGCTAACAGAATTGTCACAGGAAAAGATGCTCACCTACACCGCCTCTACTTGGATGCCCACAGCAAA GATGCTGTGGACCAAACCAGTAAATACAAAGAGGAGAATCGACAAATCTTGAAGGAGAGCATTGAAGTAGCCCCTTTCACTGCCAAGATTCAACGCTCAAGTGAACCTGGAAGTGACAGGGATAGAGAGAGAAGCCGAGACCCCGTTTTCCCCATCAGGATACCAGCTCTTGCTTCCCCTAACCCTAAGACGGGCCACCCACATCCCCATATTATCCAGTCAGAAAAGAGCAACTATTTCACCACTTTGTCCAACAGTGTTGTAAATGAGCCCCCACGATTGTACCCTTCCAAAGAGCTCAGCTCCTACTATGAGAAGGTATCAATCGGCGCTTCAGGAGTTGTGGCCAGTGTTGGAGCAGCTGTCTCAAGTCAGGGTTCTTTGTCTCTAGGCAACTATAATGCCAAAGTGTCCCTCTCTAAGCCACCTCCCCTAATTAAGCATCATCCAGAGGGAGGTGAGGGACTAGCTGGGAAAATCACAGAACAGCTCAACCAGCAGACGACAGTCCAACATCATCACACAGTTGTAGAAAGGATGGAGCGCTGCAGCCCTGCCATTTCCCCTTCCTCCTCCACATGTTCCTCTTCAGCCTCCAACCactatcctcatcatcatcaccaccaccaccaccacccacaGCAACACAACTTCAGGGCAATGCCTTCTCTTCACAGAGCACCCGTCTTCCATCCACCCACTCAGCATGCGCTGGAACGCAAGGAGGCTGCAGAGCGAGAGCGGGAAAAGGAACGAGAGAAGGAAAGGGAGAGAGCTGGCTATGTTGGACGTCTGTCTCCACCAACTCTTACTCCAATCCAGCCAGTTACCTTAGCAGCAGCTGGTGGCAAAACATCAGTCGAGCAGCAAAAGCCCCCCACACTACTACCGGAACTCAGGGATGTCAAAGGGCATGGAAATACTGCCTTAGTTGCCTCTGCTGTCAATGGGGAGAATATGACATCATCAGGTGTGTGGAGAGGTGGTGACATCAGTCAAGAGAGGGGAGCTCTCTTTGTGAGAGAGAAAGGAATGACAAGAGGCAAGCCTCAAGCTGCAATGGCTTCAGTCATAGTGTGTCCATCGACATCCATCAAGTTTGACAATCCTGCAAACAAATCTGGTGCAATGAGCACAGATGAGTTACCTTTGAGGAGGTTCTATTTGTCAAAGTTTCAAGAGGAGTGTCAAAAACACGGAGAGAGTGTTCGAGATCATGGAGCTAATCGAGTTATTCAACCCAACTCTAACTTGGATGACATGTACATCCATTTTAAAAGGAACTCAATGCGTGGCATGCAGGAGACTGTGGGAGCCAGTTCCACAAACTCTGTTCACAGGACTGCTGTATCATCAGCTATGCAGAGTAGAAGCGAGCCAACCACTCCTGAACTGGCCTACTCAGCTTCAGCTCGTCAAGTGCTCAGCCAATCAGGACTAGGAGAGCTCCAGGGGGTGTTGGTTTCCGGTACAACATCGCCAGGGGGATCCTTGCCTCCCCCTAGTCCGTCTGGCACACCACAACCCAGCCCTAACCTCACTCCGAGACCTAGCCCCACTTCTGGCTCCAGTCAGGCGTACTCCCCCTCTTTTGTTCACCTCAAGAAGCACAAAGCTGCATTGGCAGCAGCCCAGTCAAAAAATAGCAGCCTCTGTTCTGCTTCTATGTCTGTCACAACTGGAACATCATCTCTCACTGTAGATTCCATTGACAAAACCTACAACTCAACTCCTCCAACTGCCTCCAAACAAGCGTCTTCGAtggatagtagtagtagtagcagtagcagTGGCTCAGCAAGTGGCAGAACGACGCCAGGAAAATCAAGTCCACTGCACAATGGACAGTCCTTTGGGCCTGCTTCAACAAGTAGTGGGCAGGCCAGTAACTACCACAAACTGAAGAAAGCCTGGTTAACTCGGCATTCTGAAGAGGATCGGAACACAACTGCTACTAAGAGCTCAGCTAGTACTAAACCAGAGAAATTACCCAGCACCAGCAACACCACAACTATGTCAGAAATGATCAAACCATGTACCGTCAACCTCAGCGCCTCCACATCCAGTGAGGTGGACCTCAGCAAGGACACTGCAAACAAGGGAGAGCGAGAGAAGCTCTCAGAGGAGAAGACCGGTGGGCCAACAGAGGAAAGGAAAGTGTCATCCTCATTGAGGCGAGGAAGCAAGCGAACATATGAATCGCCTTCAGAGAGTGGCGGGGATGAGTCTGACGCCAGTGAAAGCAAGCTGGAGGGCAGAGCCAAGCGCCAGCCTAAACCGACTTACAAAAAGAAACAGAATGACATGGCCAAAAAGAAAGGGGACAATGAAAAGGAGGATGACGACGTAAAGCCCAATGGTATCTTTCGATCAGCTAAAGAGAAAACCAAACTCAAACTGGCCAGCAGCA ATGGTATCCCACGCTCTGTCCTGAAGGACTGGCGAAAGGTGAAGAAGTTAAAACAGACCGGAGAGTCTTTCCTACAAGATGATTCGTGCTCAGAAATTGGACCCAATTTGCAGAAATGTCGGGAGTGCAGGGTGATCCGCAGCAAGAAAGGCGAAGAGCCAGCCCATTCTCCCGTATTCTGTCGCTTCTACTATTTCAGACG GCTTTCCTATAGTAAAAATGGAGTAATCCGGGTGGACGGCTTTACCACTCCTGACCAGTTTGATGATGAGGCCCTTGCCTTGTGGATCCCCGGAGCATTGGAGGAGAACCACCTGGACCAAACCACAGCCAAGTACATCCTCAGCTTCATTGGAGACATGTTTTGTCAGATGGTCGTGATGGAGAATACAGCAGCCTCCTGGGTCAAGAAAGATG cCAAACTGGTATGGAAGCGCGCAGTTCGGGGCGTGAGGGAGATGTGTGATGCCTGTGAGGCAACGCTCTTCAACATCCACTGGGTCTGTCAAAAATGTGGTTTTGTTGTCTGCTTGGATTGCTACAAGGCCAAGGAAAGAAGGAGCTCCAAAG ATAAAGACCTATATACATGGCTGAAGTGTGTGAAAGGGCAGACTCATGATCACAAACACCTCATGCCAACACAGATCATACCTGGCACAG tGTTAACTGAATTAGTGAAGTCCATGCATTCGTTGAGAGAAAAACACAACATCAAATCGCACTGTGCTTGCACAAACAAACAGAACCTCCTCAACAAAATTCCAGCCACCAATGGGGTCTCACAG GTACTGCAGAATGTTCTGAATCATAGCAACAAACTGTCTCTGGTGAAGACTGAGCCACGATCTCAGCAAAACTCTGATCAAGGAGGAACAAAGGTAGAGACTaatggaggaggaggaagaagtccTGCCAGTGATGCGGGGAGTGCTTCAGTTACTCCACCAGAGTCCCAGTCACCTCTGCATTTCCTGGCCAACCTGGCAGAGCAAAAATCCAGGGAGGAAAAGAAAG AAAACAAAGACTCTGTGTTGTTGGGTAAATCAGTGAAAGAAGACAAGGAAGGGGATAGCCTTGAGGTCCTGCAACAATGTAAAACCACATCGTTGGTTGCAAACAGTACAGAGCAGGGCTCCACTCTCAGAGATTTGCTCACGACCACTGCTGGGAAGCTGAAGCTGGGCTCCACTGATGCTGGGATCGCCTTTGCACCAGTATACTCAACTGCTTCACAG ACTGGAAAAGGTGGGCGCTCCATGCCCAATATACTAGATGACATCATTGCATCTGTTGTTGAAAACAAAATCCCTGCCAGCCGCCAGAGTATCGCCACAAAGCTTTCAATCAAGCAAGAACCCATCATCCCTGTCAACCACAGCAACCCCTCAGCTGTTATCCCAGAAGATACCAAAATGGACAGGAAGAAGTCTATGCCTGTCACGACGGTGATTTCAGAGGACTCATCCAATCAGTATCCTGATATTCCTCACTGCTGGCTAAATAATGGACGACTACTGTGGCTCAAAGATCACCGTAACCAGAATAACTGGAAGCTGTTTAGAGAATGCTGGAAACAGGGACAG CCTGCGTTAGTGTCTGGAATCCACAAGCGACTAAATGCCACTCTGTGGAAAGCGGACTCTTTCAATCAAGAGTTTGCAGACCATCAGGGAGACCTTCTCAACTGTAAAAACCAGGTGGTCTCCAACTCAGGGATTAAGGAGTTCTGGGATGGATTTGAGGACATCACCA AACGACTCAAGTCCAAAGATGGAGAGCCAGTGGTTTACAGACTGAAAGACTGGCCTTCTGGAGAGGAGTTTATGGCTCTCATGCCATCAAG GTACGATGACTTAATGAAGAACTTGCCACTGCCTGAGTACTCTGATCCAGAAGGCAACCTCAACTTGGCCTCTCATCTGCCATCCTTCTTCGTTAGGCCAGATTTGGGGCCGAGACTCTGCTGTGCTTATG GTGTAGCTTCATCTCAGAACCAGGACTTTGGGACTGCTAACCTCCATGTGGAAGTCTCAGATGTTGTCTCCATTCTAGTCTATGTCGGCGTGGCCAAGGGCAATGGCGTCTTGTCCAAAACTG GAGTGTTAAAGCGCCTGGAGGAGGACAATCTAGATGAGGGAGTTCGTAGGAGGCTAAAGGACTCCAGTGAGACACCGGGGGCGCTGTGGCACATCTACCTCAACAAAGACATGGACAAAGTCAGAATGTTCCTGCACAAG CTCTGTAAGGAGCAGGGATTGGATATGTCAGTGGAGCAGGATCCAATCAGAGAGCAGGGATGGTACCTGAGCAAGAAACAGCGCCAGCGGCTTTCGGATGAGCATGATGTTCAGGGCTGGACTGTTGTGCAGTTTTTGGGAGACTCTGTGCTAATACCAGCTGGGTCTTTGCACCag GTCCAGAACCTTCACAGCTGTGTTCAGGTCATCAATGACTTTGTGTCTCCTGAGCATGTGGCCAACTCATTCCATCTAAGCCAGGAGCTTAGACCCAACAATGAGGAAGTCAACTATGAAGACAAACTACAG GTGAAGAACATCTTGTATCACTGCATGAAAGAGGCAGTGAGCTCCTTGAAGCGGAGCAGCTCTGAggaagacgaggaggaggagaagacatGA